Proteins encoded together in one Planctomyces sp. SH-PL14 window:
- a CDS encoding Gfo/Idh/MocA family protein — protein MSTLRAGMVGFGMIFDETYRPFFERVAREGLYDRRFGDVAVELAAVASRTGKRVEAYKKSAPAAFRNLVSHYGENPVPALLESGVDFACVATPDNRHFDAAKQVLEGGRHVIIEKPSVLMLQELDELAALARQKNVLAKVVYHKLLDPDHKKLRTLVADGLLQHVNNGYCSLLEPKQIAGAQFSEWITGRNPGTYVACHYIKLIDFTFGGRLKTVTATGQRGIVGPKDGPTWDSTQMRMIYEYDDGREAAFDIHTSWVTPDNFPGYVEQEVQFRFDNGVWNGHSRKRGVECTIEGKTPFERKITINNHYNGTFLEPWGERSQRGYGVEVIERFAREVAYVEHGGDKSKRSERLAEMQALGYNDLTADRQSVAAVQALEAILEEQAGGHADCVVRVNEAKGGLVLYRPGSAEPRVLYPGRV, from the coding sequence ATGAGTACGCTTCGCGCCGGCATGGTCGGCTTTGGGATGATTTTCGACGAGACCTACCGCCCGTTCTTCGAGCGAGTCGCCCGGGAAGGACTCTACGACCGCCGCTTCGGCGACGTCGCGGTCGAGCTGGCCGCCGTCGCCTCGCGGACGGGGAAGCGGGTCGAGGCGTATAAGAAGTCCGCCCCGGCCGCGTTCCGGAATCTCGTAAGCCACTACGGCGAGAATCCGGTTCCGGCGCTGCTGGAAAGCGGCGTCGACTTCGCCTGCGTCGCGACCCCGGACAACCGGCACTTCGACGCCGCGAAACAGGTCCTCGAAGGGGGCCGGCACGTCATCATCGAGAAGCCCTCGGTCCTGATGCTCCAGGAGCTCGACGAACTCGCTGCCCTCGCCAGACAGAAGAACGTCCTGGCCAAAGTCGTCTACCACAAGCTCCTTGACCCGGACCACAAGAAGCTCAGGACCCTCGTCGCCGACGGCCTGCTGCAGCACGTCAACAACGGCTACTGCTCGCTCCTGGAGCCGAAGCAGATCGCCGGGGCCCAGTTCTCGGAGTGGATCACCGGCCGCAACCCGGGAACGTACGTCGCCTGCCACTACATCAAGCTCATCGACTTCACGTTCGGCGGCCGGCTCAAGACCGTGACGGCGACCGGCCAGCGGGGGATCGTCGGCCCCAAGGATGGCCCCACCTGGGACAGCACCCAGATGCGGATGATCTACGAGTACGACGACGGTCGCGAAGCTGCCTTCGACATCCACACCTCGTGGGTCACGCCGGACAACTTCCCCGGCTACGTCGAGCAGGAGGTCCAGTTCCGCTTCGACAACGGGGTCTGGAACGGCCACTCCCGCAAGCGCGGCGTCGAGTGCACGATCGAGGGGAAGACGCCGTTCGAACGGAAGATCACGATCAACAACCACTACAACGGCACCTTCCTGGAGCCGTGGGGCGAGCGGTCGCAGCGGGGCTACGGCGTGGAGGTCATCGAGCGGTTCGCCCGCGAGGTGGCCTACGTCGAGCACGGCGGCGACAAGTCGAAGCGAAGCGAGCGCTTGGCCGAGATGCAGGCCCTGGGGTACAACGACCTGACCGCCGACCGGCAATCGGTCGCCGCGGTCCAGGCCCTCGAGGCCATCCTCGAAGAGCAGGCCGGGGGACACGCCGACTGCGTCGTGCGGGTCAACGAGGCCAAGGGGGGACTCGTCCTCTACCGGCCCGGTTCGGCCGAGCCGCGCGTTCTCTATCCGGGACGCGTGTAG